Proteins encoded together in one Undibacterium sp. CCC3.4 window:
- a CDS encoding homoserine dehydrogenase: protein MKPIKVGLLGIGTVGSGTFNVLQRNHAEIMRRAGRSIEIAMVADLNVERARELTGGSVEVVSDARLVVNHPDIDIVIELIGGYGIAKELVLSAIANGKHVVTANKALLATHGNEIFAAAQEKGVMVAFEAAVAGGIPIIKALREGLTANRIEWIAGIINGTTNFILSEMRDQGLDFNTALEQAQALGYAEADPTFDIDGIDAAHKATIMASIAYGIPMQFDKAYVEGITALQASDIRYAEELGYRIKLLGISKRTPEGVELRVHPTLIPSKRLIANVEGAMNAVLVQGDAVGATLYYGKGAGAEPTASAVIADLVDITRLATADPEHRVPHLAFQPGAISDLPVLPMTEIVTSYYLRMHVEDQPGVLADVTRILADLSISIDAMLQKEPAEGEIRTDIIILTHQTKEKNIIAAIEQIELLSTVSGKVTKLRLEQLS from the coding sequence ATGAAACCCATCAAAGTAGGTTTGTTAGGCATCGGCACTGTCGGCAGCGGCACCTTCAATGTATTGCAACGCAATCACGCAGAAATCATGCGCCGCGCCGGCCGCTCGATTGAAATCGCCATGGTCGCTGATCTCAATGTCGAACGCGCGCGCGAACTCACTGGCGGCAGCGTGGAAGTCGTCAGCGACGCCCGCTTGGTGGTGAATCACCCCGATATCGATATCGTCATCGAACTCATAGGCGGCTACGGTATCGCCAAAGAGTTGGTCTTAAGTGCAATTGCCAACGGCAAACACGTCGTCACGGCGAATAAAGCCTTGTTGGCGACGCATGGCAACGAAATATTTGCCGCAGCACAAGAAAAAGGCGTCATGGTGGCATTTGAAGCGGCCGTGGCCGGCGGCATTCCCATTATCAAGGCTTTGCGTGAAGGCTTGACGGCGAATCGGATCGAATGGATTGCCGGCATCATCAATGGCACCACCAATTTCATCTTATCGGAAATGCGCGACCAGGGCTTGGATTTCAATACTGCGTTGGAGCAAGCGCAAGCGCTAGGCTATGCCGAAGCCGACCCGACTTTCGATATCGATGGCATTGATGCCGCGCACAAAGCCACCATCATGGCCTCGATCGCCTATGGCATCCCTATGCAATTCGATAAAGCCTATGTCGAAGGTATCACAGCACTGCAAGCGAGCGACATCCGCTACGCAGAAGAGCTCGGCTACCGCATCAAGTTACTGGGAATCAGCAAGCGCACGCCAGAGGGTGTGGAATTGCGCGTCCATCCAACACTGATTCCAAGCAAGCGCTTGATCGCCAACGTCGAAGGTGCCATGAATGCAGTCCTGGTACAGGGCGACGCCGTCGGCGCAACTTTGTACTATGGCAAGGGTGCCGGTGCTGAACCGACCGCTTCGGCCGTCATCGCCGACCTGGTCGACATCACCCGCCTGGCGACCGCCGATCCCGAACATCGGGTACCTCACTTGGCGTTCCAACCTGGTGCCATCAGCGATCTGCCGGTACTGCCGATGACAGAAATCGTCACCAGCTACTACCTGCGCATGCATGTCGAAGATCAGCCAGGGGTGTTAGCCGATGTGACGCGAATCTTGGCTGACTTGTCAATTTCCATCGACGCCATGCTGCAGAAAGAGCCGGCCGAAGGAGAAATTCGTACCGACATCATCATTCTCACGCATCAAACCAAAGAGAAAAACATTATCGCGGCGATCGAACAAATCGAATTACTCAGCACCGTTTCCGGCAAAGTGACCAAGCTGCGTCTGGAACAATTGAGTTGA